In the genome of Vicia villosa cultivar HV-30 ecotype Madison, WI linkage group LG7, Vvil1.0, whole genome shotgun sequence, one region contains:
- the LOC131618092 gene encoding uncharacterized protein LOC131618092 — protein MRNVRLKWEAKGTRPRWIGEDIFPKLIDHWNSDKFKEISEQAKKNRASEVGGCNYAAGSISVAEVARRMREELGRTPLLNELHMETHLKRNGEFIDERAKITQENFDKELAIKLSEHPEIPQPPPGYPVNPSIGFQTWYKVSGGKKKNGRVYCTGGYSKNIKRRSRDFKMRYADGEGSSTPPILTAEMLETVRNLANTEATQQVAARNLEIEEMKRKQLEMQEEMQRRERELREEMRREFQEEMRRQAQEYQEAMRIANERSQRFDQFFASQNMSGGGFGGTSGYGGADEEEEEQDGGNN, from the exons ATGAGGAATGTTAGACTTAAATGGGAAGCAAAAGGGACACGTCCACGTTGGATAGGAGAAGATATATTCCCAAAGCTTATTGATCATTGGAATTCTGATAAGTTTAAGGAAATATCTGAGCaggcaaagaaaaatagagcatCTGAAGTTGGTGGCTGCAACTACGCAGCGGGAAGTATTAGTGTGGCTGAAGTTGCGCGAAGGATG cgTGAAGAATTAGGCAGAACTCCACTTCTTAATGAGCTCCACATGGAGACTCATCTCAAGAGAAATGGAGAGTTTATTGACGAGCGCGCAAAAATCACTCAA gagaatTTTGATAAAGAACTTGCCATAAAGTTGTCAGAGCATCCTGAAATACCCCAACCACCACCAGGGTATCCTGTTAACCCCAGTATTGGTTTTCAGACTTGGTATAAGGTTTCAGgtggaaagaagaaaaatgggaGAGTGTATTGTACTGGAGGGTATTCCAAAAATATTAAGCGGCGTAGTAGAGATTTCAAAATGAGATATGCTGATGGAGAAGGATCATCCACTCCACCTATATTAACCGCCGAAATGCTTGAAACTGTGAGAAACTTGGCAAATACTGAGGCAACACAACAAGTAGCAGCaagaaatttggaaattgaagagatgaagagaaaacaattagagatgcaggaggaaatgcaaagaagagaaagagaattacGGGAAGAAATGAGGAGAGAATTTCAGGAAGAAATGAGGAGGCAGGCACAGGAATATCAAGAAGCAATGCGAATTGCAAATGAACGGTCACAAAGGTTTGATCAATTTTTTGCTTCACAAAATATGAGTGGTGGTGGATTTGGAGGAACTAGTGGATATGGAGGAGctgatgaagaagaggaggaacaagatggggggaataattaa